Proteins encoded by one window of Nitrincola iocasae:
- a CDS encoding PAS domain S-box protein yields MLEPQITSSTDNPLSTRLVHILVLSLGYALVGVLTILSAFAEGYAAPFWPAAGLGLAALLILGRGCWPGIWLGSLLIDLWMEQSSGILLSGVFNASASSLQAVIAATLVRSLIRRPDPLAKDADLLRFLVLAGPLTCMIAPTVGVLNQYQLGMLVAENLRTEWLIWWAGDTLGVLLFTPILLLLWQDRKRSGLQVGSYRIILPLVITILLLLLGNYALARLEKGRSQLALDRQFEEISDLRFETLPNLIQPLVGVERFFVSSVRVHRSEFASYTRFITDEPAVLAIDWAPRVLRSELEDFERNLLQTQGQVFELVSDQQVSPLAQREELFPVLFSEPAADNAIALGLDHGFERPRVEAMQQARSSGRPVMAPMVPLLRNGRPGVLVYQAVYQNAPHPLHQGISGDEVPLQGFVVGLYDVKTWLAPLVQVAEAHGVNLRVSDVTEPQSRTVLWNTLPEEQTPGWVRDIDIASRTWRLEMESAMPAWKPGSTLEEQLYIGFSVIAAFMAVFATLGSAGRYAATRAEVARRTHELREELHHRRSTELALQESESRYRSLIETAPFTILLQYEGEVVYLNPQGINTFAAESLGQVVGHSLLALVQPEHRATIAERIRRISAGETLSESLTMTCVRLDGTPFLAEWSSVPYEMEEGVGSLVVLQDVTARKEAEEQLDRFFSLSLDLLCIADHQGNFKRINPAFTQMLGWTEKELLSQPFFNLVHPDDREITEQEVVKINIGERASEFKNRYLCKNGSWRWLEWKALPQPNGLIYASAHDVTLQHEATEQLQLLNEKLRIRVEERGEALRALNAKEQEIEAVLNNLLECVITIDEGGIIRRLNPAATKIFGYSSNEMLGQNVSMLMPDPHRHEHDDYLNNYLQTGIARVVGSSREVEGRCKDGTLVPLELAVSRYEIHEQIYFTGTLRDISERRSLIYQLINARVEAEEASHAKSAFLATMSHEIRTPMNGVLGLIDVLGQDDMSDYQRGLVQTIQRSARTLLGIIDDILDFSKIEAGRLEINPETTDLGELVEELCSSLVVLALDKQVDLSVFVSPELPCHVQLDPVRVRQVLYNLIGNAIKFSGGRERRGKVAVRVLAGMDQTLRLIIQDNGIGIQRERLKELFDPFTQAESDTTRRFGGTGLGLAISKRLVDMMEGEICVESQPDLGSEFTLLLPMQVSDTNVAPSWPDLKGLNCVILPATTYVAEDLAAYVMAAGAQAVVLAQEESLAAVLSCQTPPVVLITDGQSQVPRLSGLLASLPHLRHLQIQQGRRRRARIDDPEQVLLDGDALSREAFLQALSICAGFASPPTAYVRQQAVSAEALSVKLKHQSQSSDQLILVAEDDEINQIVILQQLRLLGYSAEIADNGQQALEMWRTGRFALLLTDLHMPEMDGYELTGQIRHEEADGQHFPILALTANALRGESDRAALVGMDTYLVKPVQLPKLQAALETWLPVSQQQEESSMIQDVEHAADSTDVLLNPMVLSELVGGDEQVINELLGDYLESVRGHAHAVVQAWQAHDLNQIASVAHKLKSSSRSVGALRLGELCAKLEQAVKSNRHDDVEACLQVFEEQVDATLQAIEKHIGSTESD; encoded by the coding sequence ATGCTAGAGCCCCAGATAACCTCGTCTACAGATAACCCGCTTTCTACCCGGCTGGTACATATACTGGTGCTGTCGCTGGGTTATGCTCTGGTAGGTGTTTTGACTATATTGTCTGCTTTTGCCGAAGGTTATGCGGCGCCCTTCTGGCCAGCGGCCGGACTGGGGTTGGCGGCCTTGCTGATTTTAGGGCGTGGGTGTTGGCCTGGTATCTGGCTGGGCAGTCTGCTGATCGATCTATGGATGGAGCAGAGTAGCGGAATTCTTTTGTCTGGTGTATTCAATGCTTCGGCATCCTCCTTGCAGGCGGTGATTGCTGCAACCCTAGTTAGATCCCTGATTCGACGACCTGATCCACTGGCAAAAGATGCGGACCTGCTGCGCTTTTTAGTATTGGCCGGACCTCTGACCTGCATGATAGCTCCGACAGTCGGGGTGCTCAATCAGTACCAATTGGGTATGTTGGTGGCCGAAAATCTGCGCACGGAATGGTTGATCTGGTGGGCTGGTGATACCTTGGGGGTTTTACTGTTTACGCCAATCCTGCTGTTACTCTGGCAAGATCGCAAGCGTTCGGGGCTGCAGGTGGGTAGCTATCGCATCATTCTGCCGCTGGTCATCACGATACTATTGCTGCTGCTTGGAAATTACGCTCTGGCCCGGCTGGAAAAAGGTCGCAGTCAATTGGCGCTGGATCGACAGTTTGAAGAGATTAGTGATCTGCGTTTTGAAACCCTGCCTAACCTGATTCAGCCGCTGGTTGGTGTGGAGCGATTCTTTGTCTCCAGTGTCAGGGTGCACCGCTCAGAGTTTGCCAGTTACACGCGCTTCATTACTGATGAGCCCGCGGTGTTGGCTATCGACTGGGCGCCGCGGGTCTTGCGTTCAGAGCTTGAAGACTTTGAACGAAACCTGTTGCAGACACAGGGGCAGGTATTTGAGCTGGTTTCGGATCAGCAAGTATCACCGCTTGCCCAGCGAGAAGAACTCTTTCCCGTTCTGTTTAGCGAACCCGCAGCAGACAATGCCATCGCTCTGGGTCTTGATCACGGTTTTGAACGACCACGGGTTGAGGCGATGCAGCAGGCACGCTCAAGCGGTCGGCCGGTTATGGCGCCGATGGTCCCTTTGCTGCGCAACGGTCGACCGGGAGTGCTGGTTTATCAAGCCGTTTATCAGAATGCCCCCCATCCTTTGCATCAGGGGATCTCTGGTGATGAGGTGCCGTTGCAGGGTTTTGTGGTTGGGCTCTATGACGTAAAAACCTGGTTGGCACCGCTGGTTCAGGTGGCTGAGGCACACGGTGTCAATCTCAGGGTCAGTGATGTCACCGAACCGCAGTCTCGTACTGTCCTGTGGAATACTCTACCCGAAGAGCAAACGCCAGGATGGGTTAGGGATATCGATATCGCATCCCGCACCTGGCGGTTGGAGATGGAGTCTGCCATGCCAGCCTGGAAGCCGGGTTCAACGCTGGAAGAACAGTTGTATATTGGTTTCTCAGTTATTGCTGCGTTCATGGCCGTGTTTGCGACATTGGGTAGTGCCGGTCGTTATGCTGCTACCCGTGCAGAAGTAGCTCGGCGCACCCATGAGCTGCGTGAAGAATTACACCATCGACGTTCCACCGAACTGGCGTTGCAAGAGAGTGAAAGCCGTTATCGAAGCCTGATTGAAACAGCTCCCTTTACTATTCTGCTGCAGTATGAGGGGGAGGTGGTCTATCTGAATCCTCAAGGCATCAACACCTTTGCCGCAGAGTCTCTGGGACAGGTGGTGGGTCATTCATTATTGGCACTGGTGCAGCCGGAACATCGTGCCACCATTGCCGAACGGATACGGCGAATTTCTGCCGGTGAAACCCTATCGGAAAGTCTGACCATGACCTGTGTGCGTCTGGATGGCACGCCGTTTTTGGCTGAGTGGTCATCGGTGCCTTATGAAATGGAGGAAGGGGTTGGCTCACTAGTGGTGTTGCAGGATGTAACTGCCCGCAAGGAAGCCGAGGAGCAGCTGGATCGTTTCTTTTCTTTGTCGCTGGATCTGCTGTGCATTGCCGATCATCAGGGCAATTTCAAACGTATCAATCCAGCCTTTACCCAGATGCTCGGCTGGACTGAAAAAGAACTGCTGAGTCAGCCATTTTTCAATCTGGTGCATCCGGATGACCGGGAAATCACTGAACAGGAAGTGGTAAAAATTAACATCGGTGAGCGTGCCAGTGAGTTCAAAAACCGTTATCTGTGTAAAAATGGCAGTTGGCGCTGGCTGGAATGGAAAGCTCTGCCGCAACCCAATGGGCTGATCTATGCCTCGGCACACGATGTCACCTTGCAGCATGAGGCCACAGAGCAACTACAACTGCTGAACGAAAAACTGCGCATCCGTGTTGAAGAGCGTGGTGAAGCGCTACGGGCATTGAATGCTAAGGAGCAGGAAATCGAAGCAGTGCTCAATAACCTGCTTGAATGCGTCATTACCATCGACGAAGGGGGGATTATTCGTCGACTGAATCCGGCAGCGACAAAAATTTTCGGCTATTCCAGCAATGAAATGCTCGGACAAAATGTATCGATGCTGATGCCTGATCCCCACCGTCATGAGCATGACGACTACTTAAATAATTACCTGCAAACAGGTATTGCCCGTGTGGTGGGTTCGAGTCGTGAAGTGGAGGGGCGCTGCAAGGATGGCACATTGGTTCCACTCGAGCTGGCTGTCAGTCGCTATGAAATACATGAGCAGATCTACTTTACCGGTACTCTCAGAGATATCAGTGAACGGCGCTCACTAATTTATCAACTGATCAATGCACGGGTTGAAGCGGAAGAAGCCAGTCATGCCAAATCGGCATTTTTGGCTACCATGAGTCACGAGATTCGTACGCCTATGAACGGCGTGCTCGGACTCATTGATGTGCTGGGTCAGGATGATATGAGTGATTATCAGCGCGGGCTGGTGCAAACCATTCAACGTTCTGCCCGCACTTTGCTGGGGATTATTGATGATATCCTCGATTTCTCCAAAATCGAGGCTGGACGTTTGGAGATCAATCCAGAAACGACTGATCTGGGTGAGCTGGTAGAGGAATTGTGCAGCTCATTGGTAGTGCTTGCTCTGGATAAGCAAGTGGACCTGTCGGTGTTTGTCAGTCCGGAATTACCATGCCATGTGCAGCTTGATCCTGTACGGGTGCGTCAGGTGCTGTATAACCTGATAGGTAATGCGATCAAATTTTCCGGTGGTCGTGAACGACGTGGTAAGGTGGCTGTGCGGGTGCTGGCCGGTATGGATCAAACCTTGCGCCTTATCATTCAAGATAATGGCATTGGCATCCAGCGTGAACGACTGAAAGAGCTGTTTGATCCCTTTACGCAGGCTGAATCAGATACCACCCGGCGCTTTGGAGGTACCGGGCTTGGCCTGGCGATCAGTAAGCGCCTGGTGGACATGATGGAAGGCGAAATCTGCGTAGAGAGTCAGCCTGATCTGGGGTCAGAGTTTACCCTGTTGCTACCTATGCAGGTGTCAGATACCAATGTCGCTCCCAGTTGGCCAGACCTGAAAGGCTTGAATTGCGTCATTTTGCCAGCAACGACTTACGTTGCCGAGGATCTGGCCGCCTATGTCATGGCAGCGGGAGCTCAAGCGGTAGTGTTGGCACAAGAGGAATCTTTGGCAGCTGTGCTGTCCTGCCAGACACCACCGGTGGTGTTAATTACCGATGGACAATCTCAAGTGCCGCGATTATCTGGTTTGCTGGCCAGTTTGCCGCATTTGCGTCACTTGCAGATTCAGCAAGGTCGCAGGCGGCGTGCGCGTATTGATGATCCGGAGCAGGTGTTACTGGATGGTGATGCGTTAAGTCGTGAGGCATTTTTGCAGGCGCTAAGCATTTGTGCCGGTTTCGCATCACCACCGACCGCATACGTTCGGCAACAAGCGGTGTCGGCTGAGGCGTTGTCAGTCAAACTCAAGCATCAAAGCCAGTCCAGTGATCAACTGATTCTTGTGGCTGAAGATGATGAGATTAATCAGATAGTGATTCTGCAGCAGCTACGCTTACTCGGTTATAGCGCTGAAATAGCCGATAATGGACAGCAGGCCTTGGAAATGTGGCGTACAGGGCGCTTTGCATTGTTACTGACCGACCTGCACATGCCAGAGATGGATGGCTATGAGTTAACCGGCCAGATACGTCATGAAGAAGCAGACGGGCAGCATTTCCCTATCCTGGCCCTAACGGCCAATGCTTTACGCGGCGAATCGGATCGGGCCGCACTGGTTGGAATGGATACCTACCTGGTTAAGCCGGTGCAATTACCCAAATTACAAGCTGCACTGGAAACCTGGTTGCCCGTTTCGCAACAGCAAGAGGAAAGCAGCATGATACAGGATGTGGAGCACGCGGCAGATAGTACTGATGTTTTGCTGAATCCGATGGTACTGAGTGAGCTGGTAGGCGGTGATGAGCAGGTTATAAACGAGCTCTTGGGTGATTATCTGGAATCGGTGCGAGGACATGCACACGCGGTTGTCCAGGCCTGGCAAGCGCATGATCTGAATCAGATCGCAAGTGTTGCACATAAGCTCAAATCATCGTCTCGCTCGGTGGGAGCGCTACGTCTGGGTGAGCTCTGTGCCAAACTAGAACAAGCAGTCAAGTCAAACCGACATGATGATGTTGAAGCCTGTCTACAAGTCTTTGAAGAACAAGTAGACGCAACGCTGCAAGCGATAGAGAAGCATATTGGCTCAACGGAGAGCGACTAA
- a CDS encoding D-amino acid dehydrogenase: MKSIAVIGGGITGVTSAYALAKRGYQVTLFEKQRYAAMETSFANGGQLSASNAEVWTYWATIFKGMKWMLKKDAPLLVNPKPSWHKLSWFAEFIAAIPQYEQNTTETARLAIAARELLLGWAADEQIDFDLKQKGILHIYRDKAGFEHAQGVSRLLAKGGLQRETLTGCEIHQVEPTLKGQFYGGFLTPSDSTGDIHKYTQGLANACERMGVNCLYEQDVVDVMADGQSATVVVSHQGEKVSHKFDALVVSAGVGSRKLASALGDRVNIYPVKGYSITVNLLDAESQAAAPQVSLLDDETKLVSSRLGQDRFRVAGTAEFNGYNKDIRADRIKPLVDWVNQCFPGVSTRSVVPWAGLRPMMPNMMPKVGRGRLPTVFYNTGHGHLGWTLSAVTADMLATVVDGRVASDKLVTV, from the coding sequence ATGAAATCAATTGCAGTTATCGGCGGCGGTATTACCGGCGTCACCTCAGCTTATGCCCTGGCCAAACGTGGCTACCAGGTTACCCTGTTCGAAAAGCAGCGCTATGCCGCGATGGAAACTTCCTTTGCCAATGGTGGGCAGTTGTCTGCTTCCAATGCCGAAGTCTGGACCTACTGGGCGACCATTTTCAAAGGCATGAAATGGATGTTGAAAAAAGATGCCCCGCTGCTGGTTAACCCCAAGCCTTCCTGGCATAAACTCTCCTGGTTTGCCGAGTTTATCGCCGCTATTCCCCAGTATGAGCAAAACACCACTGAAACTGCACGGCTGGCAATCGCCGCGCGTGAGTTATTACTGGGTTGGGCCGCCGATGAGCAGATTGATTTTGATCTCAAGCAGAAGGGCATACTGCATATCTATCGTGATAAAGCTGGCTTTGAACATGCGCAAGGAGTTTCCAGACTCCTGGCAAAGGGTGGTCTGCAACGTGAAACCCTGACGGGCTGCGAAATCCACCAGGTCGAGCCCACACTTAAGGGGCAGTTCTATGGTGGCTTTCTAACTCCAAGTGACTCTACGGGTGATATCCATAAGTATACCCAGGGGCTTGCAAACGCTTGTGAGCGCATGGGCGTTAATTGTCTCTATGAACAGGACGTTGTGGATGTCATGGCGGATGGGCAGAGTGCTACTGTGGTGGTTAGTCATCAGGGTGAAAAAGTGTCACATAAATTTGATGCGTTGGTGGTTTCCGCAGGTGTCGGTAGCCGAAAACTGGCGTCGGCTTTGGGTGACAGGGTGAACATTTACCCGGTGAAAGGCTATTCGATTACCGTTAATCTACTGGATGCTGAAAGTCAGGCGGCTGCGCCTCAGGTCAGCTTGCTGGATGACGAAACCAAATTGGTGAGCAGCCGTTTGGGGCAGGACCGCTTTCGAGTGGCCGGTACCGCTGAGTTTAATGGTTACAACAAGGATATTCGTGCAGACCGTATCAAACCCCTGGTCGACTGGGTCAACCAATGCTTTCCGGGTGTCAGTACCCGCAGTGTCGTGCCCTGGGCCGGGTTAAGACCGATGATGCCGAATATGATGCCCAAAGTGGGCCGCGGGCGCCTGCCGACAGTGTTTTACAATACGGGTCATGGGCATTTGGGGTGGACGTTGAGTGCGGTTACGGCCGATATGCTGGCAACTGTTGTTGATGGCCGTGTAGCTTCAGATAAGCTGGTAACTGTCTAG
- a CDS encoding NAD-dependent succinate-semialdehyde dehydrogenase, producing MTVPVINPTTGEKLQDSPVLDAVAQEATLVRAREAYSSWKHTSYAQRAEVLKAVAAKLRENVETLAPLMTLEMGKPIKEARGEVIKAAWCAEHYAEQAESYLSNLTLESDASHSYVQYLPLGTVLGILPWNAPFWLAFRFCAPALMAGNTCLMKHDLHVPASAQAIADLFEQVGAPVGIMQNMPMDNAAIESVIRDPRVQAVSLTGSEKAGGAVAAIAGSEIKPVVLELGGSDPCIVLADADLEKAADTITLSRIINAGQSCIAAKRIIVEASIYDQLLEMLKERLARLKLGDPAEDATDVGPMARDDLRQNLHRQVTETVAAGARCLLGGEVPEGAGFFYPVTLLADVKPGMTAAVEETFGPVAVVMKAADADEAIALANDSRYGLAAGVWTERSRGEQLARRLEVGQVAVNGIVKTDPRLPSGGIKRSGLGRELGPQGIHEFVNAQQIWLG from the coding sequence ATGACAGTGCCCGTAATCAACCCGACCACTGGTGAAAAGTTGCAGGACTCGCCTGTACTGGATGCGGTGGCACAAGAAGCGACCCTGGTGCGTGCCCGAGAGGCTTATAGCAGTTGGAAGCATACCTCTTATGCCCAGCGTGCTGAAGTGCTTAAAGCGGTTGCGGCTAAACTGCGTGAAAACGTGGAAACCCTGGCACCGCTGATGACGCTGGAAATGGGTAAGCCGATTAAAGAGGCCCGGGGTGAAGTAATCAAGGCGGCTTGGTGTGCTGAGCATTATGCTGAACAAGCTGAGAGCTATCTCAGTAACCTGACATTGGAATCCGATGCCAGTCACAGCTATGTGCAGTATCTGCCATTGGGTACAGTGTTGGGCATTCTGCCCTGGAATGCGCCTTTCTGGCTGGCGTTTCGTTTTTGTGCTCCGGCGCTGATGGCTGGCAATACCTGCCTGATGAAGCATGATTTGCATGTGCCCGCCAGTGCGCAAGCCATTGCCGACCTGTTTGAGCAAGTGGGCGCTCCGGTTGGCATTATGCAGAATATGCCTATGGATAATGCCGCCATAGAGTCGGTGATTCGTGATCCGCGTGTACAGGCAGTGTCGCTTACCGGGTCTGAAAAAGCCGGTGGTGCCGTGGCGGCGATTGCCGGTTCGGAAATTAAGCCGGTGGTACTGGAATTGGGTGGATCTGATCCTTGTATCGTACTGGCTGATGCTGATCTGGAAAAAGCCGCCGATACCATTACCCTGTCGCGGATCATCAATGCGGGCCAGTCCTGTATCGCCGCAAAACGGATCATTGTCGAAGCCTCTATCTATGATCAGTTGCTGGAGATGTTGAAAGAGCGTCTTGCACGCCTGAAGCTGGGTGATCCTGCGGAGGACGCTACCGATGTCGGCCCTATGGCACGTGATGATCTGCGCCAGAATCTGCATCGTCAGGTGACTGAAACGGTGGCGGCGGGAGCCCGTTGTTTGTTGGGTGGAGAGGTGCCCGAGGGGGCCGGATTCTTCTATCCAGTCACCTTGTTGGCTGATGTTAAGCCGGGTATGACCGCCGCTGTAGAAGAAACCTTCGGACCGGTTGCCGTGGTGATGAAAGCGGCTGATGCCGATGAAGCCATTGCTCTGGCCAACGATAGCCGTTACGGCCTGGCTGCGGGGGTGTGGACAGAGCGCAGTCGTGGTGAGCAGTTGGCTCGCCGTCTGGAAGTGGGGCAGGTGGCGGTGAATGGCATAGTCAAAACCGATCCACGCTTACCCAGTGGCGGGATTAAACGCTCCGGGCTGGGACGGGAGCTGGGTCCTCAGGGCATCCATGAGTTCGTTAATGCGCAGCAGATCTGGCTGGGTTAA